A region from the Nematostella vectensis chromosome 13, jaNemVect1.1, whole genome shotgun sequence genome encodes:
- the LOC5519492 gene encoding uncharacterized protein LOC5519492: MAQLYFDQDATLVASVCFPRPRYHGVPRLVVKGSKLHPKDLPTCLPMGPHRREFERHPPCLGLGRGVNLIPHQDQFTGADAAMALLPPIEKVQFANENDIDEDAIDENVLLPIYRSLKADMVRFTKNIMEPRPGLWQAVAPEWERAQIRYNQGHSYEVERRGAKPVNRLPRVESKMRFDNFKEPIPKLPPEVEIPAPKIPKFTRPTPGYGGYVPRYPVNPRPPEECPNLGLTNIHRTTYRLFPSYVYTKGEFAHQGPLSKSVTTTPPFNPFNKIDRLELNSDKLLWKRHNQSKPTRVLKIRH; this comes from the exons ATGGCACAATTATATTTTGACCAAGACGCGACTCTCGTCGCTTCTGTTTGCTTCCCTCGACCTCGCTATCACGGCGTCCCAAGACTTGTCGTCAAAGGATCCAAACTTCACCCAAAAGATCTCCCAACCTGTCTACCCATGGGACCTCACCGGCGAGAATTCGAACGACACCCACCTTGCCTTGGGCTTGGCAGGGGGGTCAACCTAATCCCGCATCAGGATCAGTTTACGGGAGCTGATGCAGCCATGGCGTTGCTTCCGCCGATAGAGAAGGTGCAGTTTGCAAATGAG AATGACATTGATGAGGACGCCATTGATGAGAACGTCCTTCTGCCAATCTACCGCTCCCTCAAGGCTGATATGGTGCGCTTTACAAAGAACATCATGGAGCCACGCCCAGGGTTGTGGCAAGCTGTCGCCCCAGAATGGGAACGAGCGCAGATACGCTATAACCAGGGCCACTCATACGAAGTAGAGCGACGGGGAGCCAAGCCTGTAAACAG GCTTCCTCGTGTGGAAAGCAAGATGCGATTTGACAATTTCAAGGAGCCTATCCCGAAACTGCCTCCAGAAGTCGAAATACCCGCTCCTAAGATACCCAAATT TACCAGGCCTACGCCGGGTTATGGAGGCTACGTACCGCGCTATCCAGTCAACCCCAGGCCCCCGGAGGAATGTCCGAATCTCGGCCTCACTAACATCCATCGCACTACATACAG GTTGTTCCCGTCATACGTCTATACAAAGGGGGAATTCGCGCATCAAGGGCCTTTATCAAAGAGTGTGACAACCACGCCTCCTTTCAACCCTTTTAATAAGATTGACAGGCTGGAGCTCAACTCTGACAAGTTACTATGGAAACGCCATAACCAATCAAAGCCCACTCGGGTCCTCAAAATCAGGCATTGA